In Cytobacillus oceanisediminis, the following proteins share a genomic window:
- a CDS encoding glycine zipper domain-containing protein, with translation MGNEISVNPDSLEDLANDMVTRLSRIEDEYRNLHMELADLINGAPAEYRHCFYHVGDPWGTGNQLTGQLSEMEIDLRMVANKFADADNLVGKLYKLYEKYGAVTALGALMTKQLAFYGLGFTQFTKNAEGVFSYKHMAALQKVTDKIDESKKLGTMARAFLNPFYLRSKYRNAPLADLVHKRISKYLPDDVVNFTNSSKALYGALEVGSADSAKFKSFVKTGAKFAKANVVSTVALTGIMEAGGMGLKISENYTKYGDNPDVLKRENAKAVGNAVNNTVAISGGAIAGAVVGGALGSVVGPVGTVVGAAAGSFVGGLVGEQAAKLTAGIAEKGAILLKEPIHHGVELFKDGFEKAGKALDVANKGIDMVNKQIKETIADPIGKVKEIGKGLSKAKETADSLIEGAKGFLGKKLSFF, from the coding sequence GTGGGAAATGAAATCTCTGTAAATCCAGATAGCCTGGAAGACCTGGCAAATGACATGGTTACTCGTTTGTCCAGAATTGAAGACGAATACAGAAATCTCCATATGGAGCTTGCAGATTTGATTAACGGCGCTCCGGCGGAATACAGGCATTGCTTCTATCATGTAGGAGACCCTTGGGGTACTGGTAATCAGCTTACAGGGCAGCTTAGTGAAATGGAAATTGACCTGCGGATGGTTGCAAATAAATTTGCTGATGCTGATAATCTTGTAGGTAAGTTGTATAAGTTGTATGAGAAATATGGTGCCGTAACAGCTCTTGGAGCACTTATGACAAAACAGCTTGCTTTTTATGGGTTGGGGTTTACTCAGTTTACAAAGAATGCTGAGGGTGTTTTCTCGTATAAACATATGGCGGCACTTCAGAAGGTAACAGATAAAATTGACGAAAGTAAAAAGTTAGGAACGATGGCAAGGGCATTCTTGAATCCATTTTATTTAAGAAGTAAGTATAGAAATGCGCCACTTGCGGATTTGGTTCATAAAAGAATTTCGAAATACCTTCCGGATGATGTTGTGAATTTTACAAATAGCTCTAAGGCATTATATGGTGCTCTAGAGGTTGGCTCAGCAGATTCAGCAAAGTTTAAATCCTTTGTTAAAACAGGAGCAAAATTTGCAAAAGCGAATGTTGTTAGCACAGTAGCATTAACAGGAATAATGGAAGCAGGCGGAATGGGGCTGAAAATCTCCGAGAATTACACTAAGTATGGAGATAACCCAGATGTATTAAAGCGAGAAAATGCAAAGGCGGTTGGAAATGCGGTTAACAATACCGTAGCAATTTCTGGCGGGGCAATTGCAGGTGCGGTAGTTGGCGGTGCTTTAGGAAGTGTTGTTGGCCCAGTCGGTACAGTTGTAGGAGCTGCTGCAGGTTCTTTCGTAGGTGGCCTTGTTGGAGAGCAGGCTGCTAAATTAACTGCTGGAATTGCTGAAAAAGGTGCTATCCTATTAAAAGAGCCTATCCACCATGGCGTTGAGCTATTTAAGGATGGTTTTGAGAAAGCTGGTAAGGCATTAGATGTAGCTAACAAAGGAATTGACATGGTCAATAAACAGATTAAAGAAACGATCGCTGATCCAATTGGAAAGGTAAAGGAAATTGGAAAAGGGCTTTCAAAGGCAAAGGAGACAGCTGACTCTTTAATAGAGGGTGCAAAAGGTTTCCTCGGCAAAAAACTATCATTTTTTTAA
- a CDS encoding DUF5381 family protein, whose product MVQKKGDAVIIKGSKFYYVLMFLATVGFLIACIFLIIHGLKFNSKYSLFYLGGGIIFTPFYLYITLWSLPGFIPGKVLLKIVPRENGTVLAPKGPVLITNIRNIDLIRNPLNLINDIVIETFDDKKIKIRTYNLLDDGDFQVIVDQYIFPYMTDNARKVWDRKIDLDKLRAEDNYVRQEHRIE is encoded by the coding sequence ATGGTTCAGAAAAAAGGGGATGCAGTTATTATAAAAGGCTCGAAATTTTATTATGTATTAATGTTTCTAGCCACGGTAGGATTTTTAATTGCATGCATTTTTCTAATTATACATGGATTAAAATTTAACTCTAAATACTCCTTATTCTATCTTGGCGGAGGAATAATATTTACTCCTTTTTATTTGTATATCACTCTCTGGAGTCTGCCTGGTTTTATTCCAGGAAAGGTATTGCTAAAAATTGTTCCCAGAGAGAACGGTACAGTTCTTGCCCCAAAAGGCCCTGTTTTAATAACAAACATCCGAAATATTGATTTGATAAGAAATCCATTAAACCTAATAAACGATATTGTTATTGAAACCTTCGATGATAAAAAAATAAAGATTCGTACCTATAATCTCTTGGATGATGGTGATTTTCAGGTAATTGTTGATCAATACATTTTTCCTTATATGACTGACAATGCCAGGAAGGTATGGGATCGGAAAATCGACCTGGATAAGTTAAGAGCAGAAGATAACTATGTTAGGCAGGAACATAGGATTGAGTAA
- a CDS encoding DUF5381 family protein, with product MSLVQKKNDEIIVKGSNIMYILVSLATVGFLIACIFLIVHGLKFDSKYSLFYLGGGIIFTPFYLYITLWNLPGLIPGKILLSIIPGENGLIKSKKGTVPIKNIRNIDLVRNPLNLINDIVIETFNDKKIKIRTYNLIGDFRYQIIVDQYIYPYMTENAKKVWDRKINLDNLRQQANYERQEPKAE from the coding sequence TTGTCACTTGTTCAGAAGAAAAATGATGAAATTATCGTGAAGGGTTCAAACATCATGTATATTTTGGTGTCACTTGCAACTGTAGGTTTTTTAATAGCCTGTATCTTTCTAATTGTACACGGATTGAAGTTTGACTCTAAATACTCTTTATTCTATCTTGGCGGAGGAATAATTTTCACTCCTTTTTATCTCTACATCACACTTTGGAACTTACCAGGCTTAATCCCGGGTAAAATCTTGCTGTCCATTATACCCGGAGAGAATGGTTTGATTAAATCAAAAAAAGGCACTGTTCCAATTAAGAATATACGAAACATTGATCTTGTGAGGAATCCATTAAATTTAATTAATGATATTGTTATTGAAACATTCAATGATAAAAAAATAAAAATTCGCACGTATAACCTTATTGGTGATTTTCGCTATCAGATAATAGTTGACCAATATATATACCCTTATATGACTGAGAATGCAAAAAAAGTTTGGGATCGAAAAATAAACTTGGATAATCTTCGGCAGCAAGCTAATTATGAGAGGCAAGAACCAAAGGCTGAATAA
- a CDS encoding WXG100 family type VII secretion target: MNSSHVRALARVFQTASDDIKTEEFKLKQSVQNHADEWKGKARDKFDSALEEAGVLFQRHSDNLYNISRELESAANEVDRVREEIERQRELERLARLKEK; this comes from the coding sequence ATGAACTCATCACATGTAAGAGCCCTGGCAAGGGTATTTCAGACAGCTTCAGATGATATCAAAACAGAAGAATTCAAACTAAAGCAAAGTGTCCAAAACCATGCAGATGAATGGAAAGGCAAAGCCCGGGACAAATTTGATTCCGCATTGGAAGAAGCAGGCGTCCTCTTCCAAAGGCACTCTGATAACCTTTATAACATCAGCCGAGAACTGGAAAGCGCTGCGAATGAAGTTGACAGAGTCAGAGAAGAAATTGAAAGACAAAGAGAATTAGAGAGATTGGCAAGGCTTAAGGAAAAATAA
- the essA gene encoding type VII secretion protein EssA — MKLKIFIKIILLIPAFWLIAGQSAGATPDFDNLTPNTYEKKEFKENTDYLHEKSLYENKKEIPEEQKDLTFTKKNLDPLKEVKEQLFDGGETTNNTITAKADQLQLFSDSKQESFLKAEDRTPAEQDNKLIFLYIILLVIAIGVIMGFLIPRMAKQAEN; from the coding sequence ATGAAGCTTAAAATATTTATTAAAATCATTCTGTTGATCCCGGCGTTTTGGCTGATAGCTGGCCAATCCGCTGGGGCGACCCCTGATTTTGATAACTTAACTCCGAATACCTATGAAAAAAAGGAATTCAAAGAGAATACCGATTACTTGCATGAAAAATCACTTTATGAAAATAAGAAAGAGATCCCCGAAGAACAAAAGGATCTTACTTTTACAAAAAAGAACCTGGATCCTTTAAAGGAAGTGAAGGAGCAGCTTTTTGATGGCGGTGAAACCACTAATAATACCATCACTGCAAAAGCAGACCAGCTTCAGCTTTTTTCCGATTCTAAACAGGAAAGCTTTTTGAAGGCGGAGGATCGAACTCCCGCTGAACAAGATAACAAATTAATCTTTCTTTATATTATTCTGCTTGTCATTGCCATTGGTGTGATTATGGGATTCCTCATACCGAGGATGGCGAAGCAGGCTGAAAATTAA